In a single window of the Zea mays cultivar B73 chromosome 5, Zm-B73-REFERENCE-NAM-5.0, whole genome shotgun sequence genome:
- the LOC100276733 gene encoding uncharacterized protein LOC100276733, with the protein MLKFLSKVVVEYCPLDPRKAAAVELLAQCNGRKAKDSNPACSVELRRLPSPAPSTDLKSQPTLPPPRVLVTYFTGAEEAIVFAEGATAQGIRDQIVARGRLIDTEKMFRDGGEKWPVVIPEEELGMSFPGIKPKKAEDKPQAE; encoded by the coding sequence ATGCTGAAGTTCCTGTCCAAGGTGGTGGTGGAGTACTGCCCTCTGGACCCGCGGAAGGCGGCGGCAGTGGAGCTCCTCGCGCAGTGCAACGGCCGCAAGGCCAAGGACTCCAACCCGGCTTGCTCGGTCGAGCTCCGCCGCCTCCCCTCCCCAGCTCCGTCCACGGACCTCAAGTCGCAGCCGACTCTCCCGCCTCCGAGGGTCCTCGTGACCTACTTCACCGGAGCTGAAGAGGCCATCGTCTTTGCTGAGGGAGCTACGGCGCAGGGCATCCGGGACCAGATCGTCGCACGGGGCCGGCTCATCGATACGGAGAAGATGTTCCGCGACGGCGGGGAGAAGTGGCCCGTCGTCATCCCCGAGGAGGAGCTTGGCATGTCGTTCCCTGGCATCAAG